In the Sorghum bicolor cultivar BTx623 chromosome 4, Sorghum_bicolor_NCBIv3, whole genome shotgun sequence genome, TTCATCAAATCCAGCGCGCTCCAACGCCGCAGGAATTCAGCCATTCAGCACGCCTGATTCCACTCCAGAAACTAAAGCAAGCATGCCGCGCCACCTCGCGCTCCACGCGCTCGCCGCCGCGCTGCCGGCGGCGTCAGGCAGCCACCTCGGCCCCGCGGTGGCGGCCGTGGCAGCTTTCCTGGCCGTGTGCGCGCTGGCGCTGGCGCTGTGCGCGTCGCACTCGGCGCCCGCGGGGCGGCTGCGGCGCGCCCTGGCCAGCGTGAGCCGGCGGCGGACGGAGCCGGCCATCGCGGCCGTGCACCAGGTGCagcccggcggcggcgaggcgtcGCCGTGCGTCTGG is a window encoding:
- the LOC8071673 gene encoding uncharacterized protein LOC8071673 translates to MPRHLALHALAAALPAASGSHLGPAVAAVAAFLAVCALALALCASHSAPAGRLRRALASVSRRRTEPAIAAVHQVQPGGGEASPCVWQKGILMGGKCQLPDFSGVINYDPAGNLVAPPRPGRAVPVPAAIGLGW